The genome window TCCTCCATCAGATGTGTGAACGAACAGAGAataacttttcttaaacatgcgGTCGTTCCTGAAATGGTTTTTCCAGGTAGTGAAATAGGCTCTTCCATATCTTTTTCCGACATAATGCCGATGTTTTTTTCGTGAGGGTGATGGCTTATATAGGAAGGAATAATTTGGAAGCAAATgtgaagatagatagatagatagatagaagcacttttgtgtgtgtgtatatatatgtgtgtgtgtgtgtatatatatatgtatatatattaagATAAGGGAgggacattatatatatatatgcctctCGCTTATCTTAATCTAGACACCTATTGAAAATTCACCTCCATTTACCTAGGCCTCAGATGAAATGAGTCTGTATCTAAGCCCTGTTCGGACTTAGGGTTTAACATGGACACACTTTCCAAATTCATCTTTTAAAGCATTTTCTTCAAGGGTGGGTTTGCATTGTATAAAACCACACTCATTTCAGACGCATGTGCACGCGGATAGATGCTGATATATCCTGTAAATACTGATACTGTGCTGACCTATCAAAACACAACCTAGACAGTTCCGGTTCAGACCTGCTGTTCACGGAAAGAAGTGTAGCACTCTATCGCCTTCATTGGAGTTATGAGGCTGGGGGAGAGATTTGTAATTTGTATTTAACCAGGTGGGTTAATTGTTTTTGTGTTGTTAGGGATTCCTGTGAGAAAGTTTCCACTTCTTAAAGTCTTTTTCACCCAAGGGTTCAGTCCCTATTAATTCAGATTgaaaaatctatctatctatctatctatctatctatctatctatctatctatctatctaatttTTTTCCTATCTAATTTTGCCGAATGAGTTAAGGAGACGGGTTTTGGAGGCTGATAGAACGAAAACGAAGTCATTTTTAAGTGCCTCTTACATTCCTCACGACCCCACAGgctggatttcccccccccctttttttttcttgcaacaaTAAGAGTAATCGGTGAATCAGGGCAGCTCGTTACCTTCTTACAAGGTAATTAAGTATGGAAgattgagaaagaaagaaagaaagaaagaaagaaagaaagaaagaaagaaagaaagaaagaaagacgcAGGTCCTTCACTATTTTCTGTGATAAACATCAGCGAAGTTGTGTCAAACCCATTTCTGGTGTAAATTTTCAAACACGCACACACTCTCAGCTTTCAACACTTGCCTCTTTCTTTCAGATGTCAAACATCCGAGGTATCTTtgattattgtatttatttatttttgaaggaACCCGGATCAGAAGGCCATGACGTCAGCTCTGGATTACCCTTGACCGTGACTAGGCGGTCTGTTTGACCTTGACATCATGAGTTTCGTGCATATTAATCAGGAAGACCACAGCCTTGATCTTCTGGCAACCAGTCAGCAGTCAGAGTTCTCTAAGTATCCCCTGTTTCTGTTTACAGATAAAAAAAAGGTGTCATTTGAAGTCTAGACAGACGGGCTAATGACCAACAATAAAAGCATGAAAAGGAAGTTTCACAAgttttgtcttttctttcctttgtatCAAGTAGTTTGAATAACTTCTTAACCAAGGTCTTTATAGCGAAATGCTCCTTATTTCCCACCCTTTTCCtccattttcagttttcataGTTCTGGCTCACTCACTTTTGAAGAATAAATTGCTAGTCTTGAGGGAAAATGTGGTTTCACATCATTGACTTGTATGTGGAGGTAAGTGTAATTGTCAGTGGGTTGAAAGATGATAAATGTGTATCTGGAACGTGGAAAATTTCCAGTCTTTGTTGAGATATTTTTAAtagtaaaagaagaaaacaaaaggaatttCCCTCTGTATTTGTCAAGTaattctttttaaagtatctatctatctatctatctatctatcttccacAAACTTCTTGTTTTCTGCTCATTTAGAAATATGAAATGACTCTTATATATGTTTTAGCACAGTATCAATGGGTTTTGAAGCCAATGTGTTTATTCGCCTTTAGGAAATATACATAGAAAAGTTAATATATTTATTGTGATGCACTTTGAATGAAAATTACTGTCCTGTGGGCATCTCAAACTTTTTTGGATGACAATAGCACCATAAGAAGATTTAATAAACCTATTCTAGCCCTAACTTCTCCACCAACCGTCACCCACCCACACGAAGAGTAAAGAACATAAAATATGTTTGTAAACATTCTGCACGCTCTGAAACAGAGCTTATCTTGAATCCTTGCACATTAAGTTGCTTGTTGGTACAGGGTCCACGCCTTGAAATGACAGTATGCAGCGCCAATTGTTGTTTGTGAGAAAAGTTGAGCGTCATGAGCAAAATAAACTTTTCTGAAGTTGCCTTACAGAGGATGTAGGTATCAGTTTACATTAATCCGGCAGGAGGATGATATCCTCTGCTGGCAGTGTTGGGGAAAATGGAGTAGCATCATAAGCATTTAACCTTTAAGTGCACTGAGAAGACTAGAGCGATGTAGGTTTTCTTATTCGTTTAACCTGATTTTTTGAAATCAGAACAAACATAAATATTCTGCACattaaatcaaatcaaatcaaaggaCAGCTAACTCTGGACATTTTCACACAGATACATCGAACAATCTTCGACCTTTTGATTCCCCGCTCCCCCTTTCACCACCCTGTGTTCCAGTTTACTACCCTATCCCTTAAAAAATACTTTCCCTACCAGAAATAGCCAATTCCAGTCATTTAGATTATATGTAACGGGATTGAAATAAGGAAAGTCCTATAGACTTACCTTAGTCAGTGCATATTTTATTCCtctttcaatttatttttctaaattctGTCTTCTGGCCAGGTAACTAACTTTTCATTGATTAAATCCAAACTCCTTAAAAATCCAGCATGTTTTGCGAGAAATTCAGCTAGGAAGATAAAGTAGTTACTAGAAATGTCTAATCAAAAAGACACTTTTTTATTTCACTCTTGttaaaaaatataacaaaatatgCAACTTATTGCAATATCTTTGGGATAGAACATTTCCAAGAGCGAATTAAGTTTTTTTATGCTTTCTTGGGGAAAAGTGAGGGATATAGCCTTAGTTCTTTAAACTTAAAACTTAAATATCTTGGTGGGGgccatatttaatttttaaaacacgGATCCAGGGGAAACAAAAGAGTATATTCAAATGAAGGGTGCAGCTGAGATAAACCCTGTGGAATATTCAGAGAAGAAATCACAAGGCAGTGTGAGGGAAATGGCATTTCACAAACTACACACATTAGGGCAGAACTGTTTTGAAATCGGAGACCTGCTAaggataataaaatattaataaataagagAACTTGGAGGACTGTGCATGGGGAGAAGAGTGTAGCCAAAAGTTAAGGCGTTTTCTGCCTCTTCTTTCCACTTGCAGTGACTGATGCTCTTTCGAGACATTAATTTGCATAACATGTAGATCCTATTTACTACACTAGACAGTGACCTTGAACTGCCTGGGTGCGATTTCACTttgcttccccccactcccccccccccccaaagtagcTATTACTAATTTATAGTTAGGTTGCGTGTGCCTTAATATAAAAGGGAACCTTTTCTACTTCCTTGCTCGGATGAGTTTGTCTGTGAGGAAGAAGGGAAATAAACGTGGTGaaaatgattaaatatttgtGTCTAGGTCTCTGTCTGCAGTGGGGTTGATTTTAAAGAGGTGAGGCCTAGTGACGCCTCACTAAAGGTAAAACAACTTTGTGAACGCTTTTGGGGTGCTTAGTTCTgatattgttatttattaaaggacgtagaaataaaataaagtaaaataagcaTGGTTTCATCTGAAAATTCATCATGGTGTCTTTAGGGAAGACTCAGATATACCTGGTACACGGAGTTGCAGCTTTCTTAAATTAGTGATCTATATTAATTAAGAAATATTAAACTGGTATtcagaatgttttattttaagcACTACGGTATGTAATTACATTGCTTTGCAACAGCCGTCGGAGTGAATTTTAAAAGCTTAATCATTAGTTTTTAACAGAAAATGTACCTTTCATGGAAAGAGATCGTGGTAGAAATACAACAGCTTTAATAAATAATCTCTAAGTATTTCTTTTCTGTTGATCTGTCTAATAACTGTAAAAGGGACGCTGACTCTGCAACTACAAAACGATACAATTAAGAAATCTGCTCATGTTTCCAAATGAAGGCCATTAGGGGAATATATTTATGCTTCCCGCTGTATATATGCTAACTCATTTCCTAATGTGGAAGTCCGGCGAAGAGTTAACAgagtgttttaaataatttttctgaATGCACTGATCTCACTAGTAACAAAATTCCCTTAGGTGAGATTCTGGAGCGCAGGTTTGGATTCACTGGATGCAAAGCCCAGTATGGACACTGTAGTCTGCTTTTTGACACTTCGCATTGGAGGGTGCCGTACAATGTTCAAATCACAGAGATAAAAGGATGACTGAAGATGCATCGGCGGCTAAATGAGAACAAAGCCATGTTCCTTACGTGCACCGCCTTATAGCGAATTTCGCTGAAAAAGGCCAAGAAATAAGAACgagttttcttaaaaaaaaaaaaaaagccgatCCATATGGCGACCTACCCAGATCACATGCCCATCATCGTATAAACGATTATTTTCCACGGTTGCAAAGCGTTCAAAATGTGTTCTCAATCGAGCACAATGTACttggaaaaaaatcaagcagCTTTTTAGCCGTACCTGGAAAATAATTCCTGGAAAGCGGAAAAATGTACTCAACTTTCACTCCAGTGAAACAAATCCTGTAGCAGAATTTATCGCTGCGTATACCATGTAAAAGTGAGGGACTGCATACACGCACACATATTCACCTATTACATTTACATGTGTATATATGACACGTGCAGGgtggtttttgaacatttttggAGCTTACCATTTAATACAATTACCAAAGCAATTGTTTGATGTTTGATTAAGATGTAATTTTTCTGCATAGCTGGGAGAACTGTCAGTTTAGCTTCAGCATTTTCCTGGGGGAAAATGACTTTGTATTCTAGTAGCCTCTCAAAtataaaaagcaaaggagtacttgtggcaccttagagactaacaaattttctttttgcggatacaggctaacacggctgcgactctgaaacctctcaaataTAAGATACTTATTTTGTGCTCCATGGAATCTCAAAAATTCGGGGTCTGCCGTTCAACTCCTATGTGTTTAACATTTCTACCACCTCCCACGTTAGTTAATTAGAATCCTTTTTACCTATACAGGAAATTTTACGGTAGTTTTCCAAGTCAACTTGATGTCAGTGCTCTTGGAAGTTGCTAGCAGGGAAAATCCCAAAGACATCCAAAAAATCCTGTATgtagttttttctttaaaaaacagcaacCCCAAACCCTTTTCGATCTCTAAAGCGTCTTTTCTTTACCTCTTCCTGGGTCCGGGCTCCCTTACAatggactttttaaaatagtaatttaTTTCCCAATGTATTTATTATGCACTGAGATACCCCAACAATGTTTGTCCTGTATCTCTTGGCAGCAGCTTTTTCATACAACCGACTCTCTTCTGCAACCCCCGAGTGAAGAAGACCTTAGTTGTCACGAATACACAATAGGTCGTTATAAGAGGGCTAAGAACCGGATTTCTTTTTTTCGTGTATTTCTTTATTtactgagtgagggtgggagatgGCGGTAAAGAAGTTTTCTTTGCAGAAATGAAGGCAGAGGAGAGCGAtattttcctcttcctcttttgtCTTGCTTATTTGGCAGGGATCATTAACAAAAGCGAGTGGGGATTGAGGAAATTATGGGCTTGTGATTCCTGAATTTAGGATTGTCCCTAGCAGGGATGGAACTCGCCTTTCCCCGGTACCGAACGCCGGGCAGGAAACATTCCTATTGTTCCAGATAAAACTATAAAATATCTACCGGGCTGCAAATATGTTAAAACTCTTTCATCCCATCAACTGTAAATATGACCCTGTTGCAGTTCCAATCATTCGTCTCCTTAAAGAGCCCGTAAACTTTATATGACACAACATCTAATAGTAATTTATTGAGAGATATTGTAAATTTCAACGGTTTTAGTTAATAAAAGGGCTAATTAATGAGAAAATTGCTTAATTTTGCCAGCCGTTGGAGGGACCCTAACTACAGCTGGGGGAAGGGTGTCATTTATATATATTGATATGGTGTCTATGTACATTTTTACAATACATGGGGTTTCTCAGGCCAGTGCTTAAACccgttatttattttattttataaaatgttttatgattatattttctttaaaaaaaaaaggcgtATAAAAACGAAAGGCAGaacttaatgttttgttttgcctCCGACTGCCAAGGGTGGGTGGCACCTATCTCCAACGCGAGTTGGCGCCCACGTGACCCCACTCCGACCAATGGGGTGGACCTTTAGGTTTAACTATGTTTAATGTCAGATAGCAATAAGCTAGAAGCTCTTGGTCAGGCCCGCGGAAATGGGCGAGCATAATCTCCTTAATCCTGGGTTTGTGGGACCTTTGGTGAACATCCACACGGGAGACACCTTCTACTTCCCCAATTTCAGAGCTTCCGGAGGACAGCTGCCTGGCTTGCCGTCTCTCTCCTACCCGAGAAGGGACAATGTTTGTTCTTTGCCCTGGGCATCCTCAGAGCCCTGCAACGGATACCCCCAGCCCTATCTCAGCAGCCCCGTGTCTATTAACCCTTCTTTCAGCAGAGCGTGCGACCTAGCTAGAGTGGAGGAGAGTAAATGCTACTACAGGGAGGCTTGCTCCGAAACTGCCAGCCTCAAGAGGGAGGAAAGGGTCAGGGACAATGCTTTGATGCCACTTGAACCTGGGATTCCCAATGGAATGAGCGGTAATTTCAGCAAATATGACTATCCGGCTGCTGAGACTGTGTCCCACGATCCCCCTTCTTGTCAGTCCTTGGAGTCAGACTCCAGCTCATCCTTACTCAATGAAGGGAATAAGGGCTCGTCCAGCGAACCAACTACAATGGTCTCGCCTATCAACCAAGGAAGCAATCTGACCACCGGTGGTaaggaaaagcaaagcaaaggaaTATGTGTGTGTTGTTAGCTGTGATTCTTATGATGTGTTGTAAGGCTCTTCTTCTAAGGTCCACTCTTGTGGATATAATTCATGGAATTAGCAATGGAATCAGCATGCCTATATGTGCAGAGACCACTAGGGGTAGCACTCAAATGCCTAATGTTTTATTGGGTGCtgcttcttttaaaagaaaagcctATAAACATGTAAATATCCCATAAAATAGATAGTGATTGCACAGATAGCCCCGAATATGCTCGTTGAGATTGAGTGCATCATTCGCCCTTGCATAAAATGTTTTAAGGCTTGGGAAAGGTGTGCTGTGGGGTGGCTGCCCGAGAGCTGAAAAACTAAGTACAAAGGTGATGCTTAAAAAAGGCAGAGCTGGGTACATTGGAGTTGTCATGTCAGGCGAAAGGATACCACATCCAACACGCTGATTTctacctgttggctttccccttattgatttttcccctttaaaatttggaaggcgCCATAAAAATACCCCTAACCCTCCGCGGCATCGAGGCGCCATAAAAATACCTATAATGATGTCTTCCATTATGTATATTCTCTTCTGCAGGGAAGCAGTTTCAACAAAGTTTAGCTGATTTCCATATCGTAGGTTGCTTCTTGATCTATCATGTATCCAAAACGTAGAACCATGCGTGATTTAGGTCTGTTCATCAAGCTTGTAACTAAAATATAGATCTATGTATCAGTATTGTATGCAAAAGTTAGCAATATGTGCCTCTCACGTATCTAAGACACAGATCTATGTATCAGTTTTGTATATAAGAAATACATCGATGT of Natator depressus isolate rNatDep1 chromosome 20, rNatDep2.hap1, whole genome shotgun sequence contains these proteins:
- the HOXC12 gene encoding homeobox protein Hox-C12, producing MGEHNLLNPGFVGPLVNIHTGDTFYFPNFRASGGQLPGLPSLSYPRRDNVCSLPWASSEPCNGYPQPYLSSPVSINPSFSRACDLARVEESKCYYREACSETASLKREERVRDNALMPLEPGIPNGMSGNFSKYDYPAAETVSHDPPSCQSLESDSSSSLLNEGNKGSSSEPTTMVSPINQGSNLTTGGAPWYPMHTRSRKKRKPYSKLQLAELEGEFMVNEFITRQRRRELSDRLNLSDQQVKIWFQNRRMKKKRLLLREQALSFF